Proteins from a genomic interval of Pecten maximus chromosome 13, xPecMax1.1, whole genome shotgun sequence:
- the LOC117341520 gene encoding protein Ycf2-like isoform X1 — protein sequence MALVIELLHCLPPTSVSCETTFSQMKLIKTSRRISMSNETLNNLLLVKLQSPCIPEFNPKDSIDDWLLSSLMPRRPHYRRSTGKREKQTDLENVTNAAGTAHNNIDEIGNPTHLQDGAQIEREDDLETEEIEGIKEGETQIEGKNEDEIEGKNEGETKIEGDVERKIEGETEIEGDVERKIEGETEIEGDVERKIEGDTEIEGDTEIESDVERKIEGDTTEIEGDVERQIDGEWSREEDSIISEEEQLMRLDLIFGKDADDFDYSEDYQGEEENFENIMMFSRSC from the exons ATGGCCTTGGTAATAGAGCTGCTGCATTGTCTTCCACCAACGAGTGTCAGCTGTGAAACAACATTTTCACAAATGAAGCTGATCAAGACAAGCAGACGGATAAGCATGTCCAATGAAACATTGAACAACCTTCTGCTGGTCAAACTCCAGAGTCCGTGCATCCCAGAATTTAATCCTAAGGATTCCATTGATGACTGGCTT CTCTCATCTTTGATGCCAAGGAGGCCACACTACCGAAGATCTACTGGTAAAAGAGAGAAACAGACTG ACCTGGAAAATGTAACCAATGCAGCTGGTACAGCCCACAACAACATTGATGAG ATTGGTAATCCTACTCACCTACAGGATGGGGCCCAGATTGAGAGAGAAGATGATTTAGAGACTGAAGAGATTGAGGGAATAAAAGAGGGTGAAACTCAGATTGAGGGAAAGAATGAGGATGAGATTGAGGGAAAGAATGAGGGTGAGACAAAGATTGAGGGTGATGTTGAGAGAAAGATTGAGGGCGAGACAGAGATTGAGGGTGATGTTGAGAGAAAGATTGAGGGCGAGACAGAGATTGAGGGTGATGTTGAGAGAAAGATTGAGGGTGATACAGAGATTGAGGGTGATACAGAGATTGAGAGTGATGTTGAGAGAAAGATTGAGGGTGATACTACAGAGATTGAGGGTGATGTTGAGAGACAGATTGATGGTGAATGGTCTAGGGAAGAGGACAGCATCATAAGTGAGGAAGAACAACTCATGAGACTTGATTTAATCTTTGGAAAAGATGCAGATGATTTTGACTATTCTGAAGACTATCAAGGCGAAGAGGAGAACTTTGAAAATATCATGATGTTTTCAAGAAGTTGTTAA
- the LOC117341520 gene encoding protein Ycf2-like isoform X2, with translation MALVIELLHCLPPTSVSCETTFSQMKLIKTSRRISMSNETLNNLLLVKLQSPCIPEFNPKDSIDDWLLSSLMPRRPHYRRSTGKREKQTDLENVTNAAGTAHNNIDEIGNPTHLQDGAQIEREDDLETEEIEGIKEGETQIEGKNEDEIEGKNEGETKIEGDTEIEGDVERKIEGDTEIEGDTEIESDVERKIEGDTTEIEGDVERQIDGEWSREEDSIISEEEQLMRLDLIFGKDADDFDYSEDYQGEEENFENIMMFSRSC, from the exons ATGGCCTTGGTAATAGAGCTGCTGCATTGTCTTCCACCAACGAGTGTCAGCTGTGAAACAACATTTTCACAAATGAAGCTGATCAAGACAAGCAGACGGATAAGCATGTCCAATGAAACATTGAACAACCTTCTGCTGGTCAAACTCCAGAGTCCGTGCATCCCAGAATTTAATCCTAAGGATTCCATTGATGACTGGCTT CTCTCATCTTTGATGCCAAGGAGGCCACACTACCGAAGATCTACTGGTAAAAGAGAGAAACAGACTG ACCTGGAAAATGTAACCAATGCAGCTGGTACAGCCCACAACAACATTGATGAG ATTGGTAATCCTACTCACCTACAGGATGGGGCCCAGATTGAGAGAGAAGATGATTTAGAGACTGAAGAGATTGAGGGAATAAAAGAGGGTGAAACTCAGATTGAGGGAAAGAATGAGGATGAGATTGAGGGAAAGAATGAGGGTGAGACAAAGATTGAGGGTGAT ACAGAGATTGAGGGTGATGTTGAGAGAAAGATTGAGGGTGATACAGAGATTGAGGGTGATACAGAGATTGAGAGTGATGTTGAGAGAAAGATTGAGGGTGATACTACAGAGATTGAGGGTGATGTTGAGAGACAGATTGATGGTGAATGGTCTAGGGAAGAGGACAGCATCATAAGTGAGGAAGAACAACTCATGAGACTTGATTTAATCTTTGGAAAAGATGCAGATGATTTTGACTATTCTGAAGACTATCAAGGCGAAGAGGAGAACTTTGAAAATATCATGATGTTTTCAAGAAGTTGTTAA